Proteins from a single region of Nakamurella deserti:
- the dhaL gene encoding dihydroxyacetone kinase subunit DhaL, whose protein sequence is MAGCTASDVVAAVRAMAAAVAEHKTELTHLDREIGDGDHGENLAKGFAAVLTKLDAATPETPGAVLKLVATTLISTVGGASGPLFGTAFLRAATSVGDAAELDGPAVASALEAARTGVVARGKAEPGDKTMVDALTPAVAAATATADGGGDVAAVLAAAAAAAVTGAADTVPLRARKGRASYLGERSIGHADPGATSVGHLLGALTPGAA, encoded by the coding sequence ATGGCCGGCTGCACCGCGTCCGACGTCGTCGCGGCGGTCCGTGCGATGGCCGCCGCCGTCGCCGAGCACAAGACCGAACTCACCCACCTCGACCGCGAGATCGGTGACGGCGACCACGGCGAGAACTTGGCCAAGGGGTTCGCGGCGGTGCTGACCAAGCTGGACGCGGCCACCCCCGAGACGCCGGGAGCGGTGCTCAAACTGGTTGCCACGACGCTCATCTCGACGGTGGGCGGCGCGTCCGGGCCGCTGTTCGGCACCGCGTTCCTGCGGGCGGCGACGTCCGTCGGGGATGCCGCAGAGCTGGACGGCCCGGCGGTCGCCAGTGCGCTGGAGGCCGCTCGCACCGGGGTGGTGGCCCGCGGCAAGGCTGAGCCCGGGGACAAGACGATGGTCGACGCGCTGACGCCCGCGGTCGCCGCGGCGACCGCGACGGCCGACGGGGGCGGTGATGTGGCCGCGGTGCTGGCCGCGGCCGCGGCCGCTGCGGTGACCGGCGCGGCGGACACCGTGCCGTTGCGGGCACGCAAGGGACGGGCCAGCTACCTCGGCGAACGCTCGATCGGGCACGCCGACCCGGGCGCGACGAGCGTCGGCCACCTGCTCGGCGCGCTGACGCCCGGGGCGGCATGA
- the dhaK gene encoding dihydroxyacetone kinase subunit DhaK: MKKIINDPATVVEEALAGMAAAHPDLLKVSYDPMFITRADAPATGQVALVSGGGSGHEPLHGGFVGAGMLAAACPGAMFTSPTPDQVSAAAAAVDGGAGVLLIVKNYTGDVLNFETAAELMDAEGTPVHTVLVDDDVAVEDSTWTAGRRGVGGTVLVEKIAGAAAARGDDLDAVAAIAERVVAGVRTMGVALTPCTVPHSGEPSFTLADDEIEMGVGIHGEPGRERMKLVPADDIVEILLSSVTEDLPFAAGDRTLLFVNGLGGTPQVELYLAYNAARKYLAGKGIEVERSLVGNYITSLEMQGCSITLLKLDDEMVSLWDAPVHTAALRWGV, encoded by the coding sequence GTGAAGAAGATCATCAACGACCCCGCGACGGTGGTCGAGGAGGCGTTGGCCGGGATGGCCGCGGCCCACCCGGACCTGTTGAAGGTGTCCTACGACCCGATGTTCATCACCCGGGCCGACGCCCCGGCCACCGGGCAGGTGGCGCTGGTCTCGGGCGGCGGCTCCGGTCACGAACCACTGCACGGCGGCTTCGTCGGCGCCGGCATGCTCGCCGCCGCCTGCCCCGGGGCGATGTTCACCTCGCCCACCCCCGACCAGGTCTCGGCCGCCGCGGCCGCCGTCGACGGCGGCGCCGGGGTGCTGCTGATCGTGAAGAACTACACCGGCGACGTGCTGAACTTCGAGACCGCCGCCGAGCTGATGGACGCCGAGGGCACCCCGGTACATACGGTGCTGGTCGACGACGACGTCGCCGTGGAGGACTCGACCTGGACGGCCGGCCGCCGCGGCGTCGGCGGCACCGTGCTGGTGGAGAAGATCGCCGGCGCGGCCGCGGCCCGGGGCGACGACCTCGACGCGGTGGCCGCCATCGCCGAGCGGGTGGTCGCCGGAGTCCGCACGATGGGCGTCGCGCTGACCCCGTGCACGGTGCCGCACTCGGGGGAGCCCTCGTTCACCCTGGCCGACGACGAGATCGAGATGGGCGTCGGTATCCACGGTGAGCCCGGCCGGGAGCGGATGAAGCTGGTCCCCGCCGACGACATCGTCGAGATCCTGCTCAGCTCGGTGACCGAGGACCTGCCGTTCGCGGCCGGCGACCGGACGCTGCTGTTCGTCAACGGCCTCGGCGGCACCCCGCAGGTCGAGCTGTACCTGGCCTACAACGCGGCCCGGAAGTACCTCGCCGGTAAGGGAATCGAGGTCGAGCGGTCGCTGGTCGGCAACTACATCACCTCGTTGGAGATGCAGGGCTGCTCCATCACCCTGCTCAAGCTCGACGACGAGATGGTGTCGCTGTGGGACGCCCCGGTGCACACCGCCGCCCTGCGGTGGGGGGTCTGA
- a CDS encoding MmcQ/YjbR family DNA-binding protein, giving the protein MATAEDVRRIVGTLPGAAEKAAWGQPCFRVRDRIFASLDDGDQVLGFSIDRDERTGLIASDPDTYFLEPGHDDRYHFARARLPRLDEAELTEILTAAWRRIAPAARVRAFDEDHPPR; this is encoded by the coding sequence ATGGCCACCGCCGAGGACGTCCGCCGCATCGTCGGCACCCTGCCGGGTGCCGCCGAGAAGGCGGCCTGGGGACAGCCCTGCTTCCGGGTGCGCGACCGGATCTTCGCGTCCCTGGACGACGGCGACCAGGTGCTGGGATTCTCGATCGACCGGGACGAACGCACCGGGTTGATCGCCTCCGACCCGGACACCTACTTCCTCGAGCCTGGGCACGACGACCGCTACCACTTCGCCCGGGCGCGGCTGCCGCGCCTGGACGAGGCGGAACTGACCGAGATCCTCACCGCCGCCTGGCGGCGGATCGCGCCGGCCGCCCGGGTCCGGGCCTTCGACGAGGACCACCCGCCGCGCTGA